The Anolis sagrei isolate rAnoSag1 chromosome 6, rAnoSag1.mat, whole genome shotgun sequence genome includes the window gaggccagagggggattggccgagtgggttaaggtggtggttaatgcctcccttcgggaaggcatttttccagccagcttaaagcaagctgtgataaaaccgctgttgaagaaaccatcactggaccccactcaattggtaaactatcggcctgtttccaatcttccctttttgggcaaagtcatggaacgtgtggtggcctcacaactccaggcattcttggtagacacggattatctagatccggcgcagtctggctttaggccgggacatggtaccgagacagccttggtcgccttagtggatgatctccgtcgggagctcgacagggggagtgtgtccctgttggtgcttctcgacctctcagcggccttcgataccgtcgaccacggtattcttctgggacgcctcgcaggaatgggcctcggaggtactgctttgcggtggctccggtcattcctcgagggtcggtctcagaaggtgttactgggggactcctgttctaccccacaaccgttgttttgtggggttcctcagggttcaatattgtcccccatgttgtttaacatctacatgaagccgctgggcgagatcatccggagtttcggggtgcggtgtcatctgtacgcagatgatgtccagctctgtcactcctttccacccgctactaaggaggctgtcgaggtcctgaaccggtgcttggccgctgtgacggtctggatgggggcgaacaaattgaaattaaatccagacaagacagaggtgctcctggtcagtcgcagggccgaacagggtatagggttacagcctgtgttagacggggtcgcactccccctgaagacacaggttcgcagtttgggtgtgatcctggactcatcgctgagcctggatccccaggtttcggcggtgaccaggggagcatttgcacagttaagactcgtgcgccaactgcgaccgtaccttgggaagtctgacttggccacggtaatccacgctctggttacatcccgccttgattactgcaacgctctctacgtggggttgcctttgaagacggcccggaagcttcaactagtccaacgggcggcagccatggtattaacaggagcagggcgcagggagcacacaactcctctgctgtaccagctccattggctaccgatcagctaccgagcccaattcaaagtgctggttttgacctttaaagccctaaacggttctggccctacatacctatccgaacgtatctcggcctatcagcccaccaggaccctaagatcttcaggaggagcctttctctccatcccgcctgcttcacaggtgcggctcgcgggaacgagagatagggccttttctgtggtggccccccggctttggaatgccctccctattgaactaagatcagccacctcgctaatggcatttcggaaaaatctaaaaacttggatgttcgagcaagtttttaactaatttccgatgtaaggttatcttgaccatggacttgcaaccaaggataacgaactgaactacgattttaactatgagatgttttcgacttgtattggtggcccgatactaagtatgttcatactatgtatgttttatgtcttgtattttgatatcttattttatatttttaagtgactattgtattttaacaagttgtaaaccgcaatgagtcgccgcacaggctgagatattagcggtatacaagtgtatcaaataaataaataatgtccaaaacatctgaaggacattCAGACTggggaaaaataaaatttaaatttgaCAAAGCTGATTGTTCACATCCTGTTCTCCTAATTTTTTTGTTAATCCTGCagtgtctttttaaaatgttgtagtgGAGAACTTTACTACCAAGGGAAGTTGCTTAAGACTTTCTTCCCACTCACACCATTAATTTCTGTTGAGAGAAAGCCAGAGGCTTCCAGTTGAAcaaagtgcccttccacacaaccatataacccaaaatatcaaggcataaaattccacaatatctgctttaaactgaggtCCCCTTCcacaataaaatcctacattatctgctttgaacctgaatatatggcaatgtggactcagataacccagttcaatagaTATTGcgaaattttctgccttgatattctgggttatatggctgtgtggaagggtcccgggttaactgagtccacactgccatatattccagttcaaagcagataatgtggggttttatgccttgatattttgggttaacccgggacccttccagacagcccagaatatcaaggcagaatatcaaggcacaaccctgaatatcaaggcagaaaatttcacaatatctgttgaactgggttatctgagtccacactgccatatattctggttcaaagcagataatgtgggattttattcagctgtgtggaagtggcctaagtcaaaccccatcccatggatgaACTCATAAAAAAGATTCCTTACCTCTTCTGCTGTATGTTTTCTGAATACGAAGTCTAGGGAGACATGCAACCTTCTCCTTTTTATGTCGCTAGAAAGGGAGGGAGTAAACAGAATCACCACCTCATAGCTATAGATAAAGCAAGTAGGGGAAGGGACCATTCACATCCCTCCAAGCAGATGCTCTGATTTTGAGAAAGGGTTCATACTCCGTACATCTGGGGGTTATATGTACTCCAGCTTTTGTTCCTACCACTCCTGCAACCACATGTAATGCTTCAAGCCTGTTCTTCTGAATTTAAAAGGCCTGCCTTTTATTTTCTTTAGGTCCACAGCTATTCTTAAAGAGATGCTAATGcattttccttatttttaaaacGAAGGCAGTGCATTTAGGATGGCACTTGAAAATATACACTTTGGAGAGCTCTTGTTTGCGTAGGCTTGGAAGATGTATCTCCATAAGCCTTAACTCTGCCCTCCTTTGACTACAGGGAACTGAAAACAAAGCACCCGTAGCCCAGGCAGGAAGTGAGACATTATAGGAAAGGCAATTGAAGAACAACTTTTCTAGTCATTGAATCTCTTCTCTCTTGGCCCATGGCAGAACTTTCCAGAGCAGTAAACAATTCCCCAGATTGTCCAGTTTGGGAGGAGGTGAGAGAGAGCAAGGTGCCCCCCACCCATTTCGCAGGAATTCTGGCCAACCATCAATGTATTGTCTCTGTTGTGATCTTGTAGTTGCAAGTTAATTTTGATCACCCACAATGCTCTAGAACAGGGGTGGGTAGCCTTTCCCGCCACCTCATTCTTGGCCATTTTGCTATCTTGCAGTTGCTGCCCAATTTAAGCACCttttagttcagtgtttctcaacccgagGGTTGGGTTTCTGATGGTTTTTTTtatccaaagaccatcagaaaacacagtattttctgatggtcatgggttttctgtgtgagaagtttggcccagttctatcattggtggggttcagaatgctctttgattgtattatAAATcccataaactacaactcccaaatgccaaggtctatgtgaaactccactagtattcatatttaggcatatgaagcatccatgccaaatttggtccagatccatcattgagcccacagtgctctctggatataggtgaactacaactccaaaactcaaggtcaatgcccaccaaaccattccagcattttctgttggtcatgggagtcctgtgtgccaagtctggttcaaatccatcgttggtggagttcagaatgctctttgattgtaggtgaactacaaatcctagcaactacaactcccaaatgacaaaatcaatccaccccaaccccaccagtattcaaatttgggtgtattgggtatttgtgccaaattcggtccagtgaatgaaaatacatctggcgtattggatatttacattacgattcgtaacagtagcaaaattacagtaatgaagatgcaacaaaaaaaatgttatggttgggggtcaccatgacatgaaatgtcatggcattaggaaggttgaaaaccactgttttagTTGCTATGCTTTACAGTCTAAGGCATTTTCTCACTATGTTTTCCTCCTGCATTTACATGCATTGGATTGAACTGCACTTCCTATGTTCGATGCACAAATGAATTACCAGGGTGTGACCATATTGTTCTGCCTCTGTCCCATGACCTTGATGCCACCCACTTGCGGAATATGGCCCCGAGATCCTGCCCTTGAGTTGAAATAAGTCTCCCACTTGTACCTAACACAGGGAGCATTTAAGTTATGCTTTAGGACTGCAACTTACATGCTCCTCCTAGCATCACAGCCAGTGTCACAATAGTTAAGAATCTAATAAGCACAGTAGCAAAACACAAGTCTCCGCTACTAAATCTATGCTAACAATGAGGAAGGTGCAGGTTGCTCCTTCAACGCACTTCCTGCTCAACTGCACAATAACAATGAGTGGGTTTAATTCCCTAGCCTGAATGCACCTGGATGTGTTCTTGCTAGCCCTGCACACCTAGAAAAGGTGCACAAGGGCAGACCAAACATACCTGCACCACCCCTTTTGCCCATAGTAAAGTGCCTGAGGGGTTAAGCTATGGCTAGAAATGACTGAGGCACAGCTAGGGCAAACTGTATAATATGACattcaggattttttaaaataactattgctaaAAATATGTACATTGCAATAATTACTTTTCCTGACCTAAAAGGGAGTTATGATGGCATATGTGTCTCTGTCACTTAAACTCAGAgaattacaacttaaaataactTTCCCAAGCATTGCTATGCCCCACATCATAAAAGGATTACGAGGAATTTTCTGTGGCTCATTAACTTTTACAAAAATAATTGGGCTCTTTTTAATACTCATCTCCACATGTGTTTCATGTTCCCTTCAATATTTATGTGTGTGCTGTGTCTGTATGTTGAATTAACAATAAGAGGCTATGTTGCTGGCATTACGTGCTCCAGTAATTTGCTTTCGGTAGCTTCCCTCTGATGGATATCCCAAATGTATATCCTTTTACTAAAGGCATTCAGTTGATTCTCCCACAATGGTGAGGCCCTCTCCTACTATGgctgtggaaggaaagaaggaaggtgacCAGCAGTATTtacccaccctcagcttatatatGAGTTAATAAGTTTTCccaacatcacactggcaacgaagatccacatagttaaagcaatggtattccccatagtcacctatggatgtgagagctggaccatagggaaggccgagtgaaggaagatagatgcttttgaactgtggtgttggaggaaagttctgagagtgccttggaccgtgagaagatccaaccagtccatacttcaggaaataaagcccaactgctcattggaaggaagaatattagaggcaaagatgaagtactttggccacatcatgagaagacaagaaagcttagagaagacaatgatgctggggaaaatggaaggaaaaaggaagagggaccgaccaagagcaagatggatggatgggatccttgaagtgactggcttgaacttgaaggagctgggggtggtgacagccgacagggagctctggcgtgagctggtccatgaggtcacgaagagtcgaaaacgactgaacgaatgaacaataacaaaattttCCCAAGTGTGAAATTAGGTGCCTTAGCTTGtattgggttggcttatactcaaatatatacagtaaatatgaTAAACTGCATAGTTTCTGGAATTCACAAGATACACgttaccttttaaaaaatgtgaagtaCAAAAATAACCCATTATGCGTCTTTCTTACCACAGGTAAAAACACTTTTATATAGATATTAAATCAAACATAATTACAGAGATTAAACATTTCTTGTGTGAACAAAATATATACATCCAATATGTAAACTTGCCTCTTTGTCATTTAAGGACCACAAGGCACATTGAAGAGTTAAGACAgattgaagaatatataaaacaataaaaataaaaatgttgataTTACAATTTCATTGTATTTGCCTTTTATACCAAAAACCCAGAAGTGCTGTGCGGAAGGTCCCAAACCCCACCTCAAGTCAGTCATAGAGTCATCATCACAAGAGGAATTACTTAAGTGTTTCCTTCCCAACAATGCCAACTATTCTCCTCTCATCTTGTAAGGTTGTCCTGTCAGAAAAGAGCATTCTGCATAACAATTTCATGCCTACCTTTATTATAATTGTCCCTGAGCTCAGCCAATGAATCCCAGGGCAAGCACTGCTTTCAATTTGGTATCTTTTAAGTCTTTCTCCTGGCAAGCAAGAAGAAACGGTGTCTTGTCTTTCCTACCtcctttttttggtttcaagCCCCCTAAGGTCATAGTAGCTCAGGTGTGAGAAATGTATAGTCCTTGAgactgttggactacaacttccatcagcccTGCCCAATAGCAAAGAGAGAAAGTTCCATTTAATTACATTGGAAGGCCATAAGTTTCCCATTCCTGCTCTAGACTCTCAAATGCTTGAATACTTCTTGACTTACTTACAAAAGTCCTCTCCTTCAGATGTATTTTAGAGGCTGGGGAAGTGGCATAAAGAAACCACACTGAGCTTGAGTGCAAAGGATAATGAAATGTGGTGAGGGAAGAGCATCAGGCTAGGATGCCAATGGTATGAGGAAAGGCACTGTTATCACCCATAGCCCTCCAAATCTAAAGCAGCATACCCCACTTCTGAGTACTGAGCTCAATTTGAGCCAGCTCTAGAGCATGTGGATCACAAGTACCACTGATTCTTAAGAGCATGTGCTGAGTTCCTGAGCATAATCACCAATCACAAACACTGGGAGCTTGGATGCAAATTTTCCAGGCCAAAGAGCTGTACTTCCAGCTAGGTTTTACCTCTGAAGTCTTTCTGACAGCTAGCATCCCCTCCCCTTGCCTCCCCAATCCCAGtgcaatagaggaaaataatatgtGCATTCAAGAAAGTACTGTGACAAGCTGGGGAGCCTCAGCTCTGAAACACAGCACCAAGACAAGGAAAGGCCTGTCCAGTTGGTAGCATTACTGGTCCAAAGAACTATAAAGAGGAAGCCTCTGTCACATAGATCTCAAATGTCCACGCTTCATGGCCGAAGGGTAATACTTGAGAAATATCTTTGTGACTATCTCCAGTGTGTTACCGACAGCCTTAGTTGGGTACCGTTTCCCATTGTAGATAAATCCCCTCTCCACTTGGAAGACGGCTTGGTTGAACTGGTTTTGGTGAAATGGTGTCCCCGTGTTGAGGCATTCCACCAAGGTGGAAACAAAGAGGCTCCAACGCACCCCATAATAATCCAGCACCAGGCCTCCCAGCTGTTTATTGGCATAGTCCAAAATGTTGCCACTGGGCCCCCAGAGGGTCAGTTGGTTGCGGGCATTGAGGTCATACAGCTCTGCCTCTCTGTCACTGGTGGCTGTTGAGCGGGCATCCTCCAGCCAGCGGCCGAGCAAAAAACGCCAGTCACTGGCCAAGagattgtccaattctgggagaaGGTCGTAGACCAACACACCACCAGCTGTAAGGAGGCGAGATAGCATGTGGCTCTGAAATGCCTGTTTGATCTCCTGGTAATAGTCACTCACAAGCTGCTGCATGGCCTGGCGCGTGACATCTGCCAAGTCGTAGTTAAAGGTGCTGCTGGAGCCAAGCTCTTTGGCTGAACTCAGTAGTAGCCTCCAAGCTTCATAAACGTCACTCTGATTGTACCATAGGTCCATGTTCATTCGCAAAGATGGACGGTGTACCAGCGGGCTGTGGTTGTGGTTGATGCAAACACCCGAGCAATTGTAGACACTTTGCAGCAGTCTTTGCCAGGCCTCTATCGCCTGCGCATTTGTGGCGCCGTAGCGCTGTGTGGCATACGAGGCCACCCACTGCTGAAGATTGACTGGCTCCTTACACCAGCCCAGGTCCGTCATCAGCTCATACATCACATCGTTCTGTTCAATGCCTTCAGGGGTCAAGCCAATGCCCACcatggtggagttggggaaaccTCTGGCTTTGAAGGGACCCTGGTTGATGCTCTCCACTGTGCCAAAAAGGCCATGGTTCCCACCAAAGTTGTGAAGCATGCACCAGATGAAAGGCTGCCCATAGAAGGACTCTGTCCAAGAGTAGACAGGCTTGGATTCGGCAAAGAGGTCCAACACCACCATCCTGCCAAGAGGCACACCCTGCAAGAGGGCTCGGACTTGAGCTGGTTGCCAAAAGTCAGGTTGGTGCTGGAAAAGCCAGCCCTGCATCAGCCACAAGGCACTGGGATCAGCTGTAGGGAGAGACACCACAAATTATTACAAGGGAAAAAAAAGCAGGACCAAATAGATATCACTTACTTCTATTTGCAGATCTCTAAAACATCTCAAATCCTCTACTTTTTACTGCATCAGAATTGTATTTCTGGGAACTACTTTGCATCTAATAGGTCACCAAAAATTGTATTGTTTCCATAAATGAAATATTGACTGAGATCATACATACCTGAATTTTCACAACCAcatgcacgcacgcacgcacgcacacacacacacacacagaatccacAATTGGAAATCCCATAATAGACAGTCCAGAGCTTGGAGACATCACGTTTTGTGGAATGCACCTTCCAGAATCCCCAATCAGAATACCTGCTTGGAGGATTGTAGGAGCTAtactccaaaaagtaacttttctgagctctggGAGGGACTTCTTCAATCTACCATAGCGTTGCACCCTAACACTGGAACACtcctttcacccagcaccacaccagagtccagtgatCCAATAAAGGAATGTTTGTTAAAGAAAGCatataaaaagggaaaaggggCAAATCCAAAAGAGATACTaaggatataaaataaaacacaatataaaaatataaaataaaacacaaaagaaaccAGAGTTAGTAGCACTAATCCAAAAATGCCAGGGTAAACACCAAAACCAGGGAATCCAAAATCATAGAATTAATCCGAAGGTGTATTCATGAATATGGaaacaggaccccccccccccccccaagataacTTCTCCAAAGGTTCATAGGCATAAACAGGAACATGAAAGAGGAATCTTGGCAATACAGGAAGCATGAACTTGGAATCATGAACAGGAGACAGAATCCTCATtagcaacattgtctcctctgagaggcctggaaccaaaccacttaatttaagcctgcCAGGCACCTATGACATCATGCCGAACACATCTGGACTTCAAAGTCTTATTGCGAATTCTCTGAGAATAATCTTCGCCTGTTTTTCACGCCCTGCATTCTCAGGTCTAATCTACACTCCCTTCGAAGCTCCTCAGCTTCCCAAGGCCTTTTTTCAAGGGAACTAGTACTTTCAGTTTCCTCTACTGCCAGGGAACCAGGTGAGGAATTCCAAACATCAACTTCTGCTGTCTGCAATTGTCTCCGAACACTCACTGAACCCATtatccccctcatcctctgaacattcagaaaaatcatCTGatgcttgccaaactacaacacaTAGTCCTTCTAATTTATGACTCCTCCAGATGGCAAATACCAGGCTTTTATGGTTCTGGGTTATACAGTCATATTCCTGCTACAGCATCCAGTCACAGATTTTTTTCCTCATCCTCCACTCACCACATGTTATATCTGGGATACTAGAGGTATAGAGTGTAAGAAGACAAGGAAGCTGATATGTAGGAAGCTGATATAAGGATTTCCTaggatctttttttaaaaccatCTCCTTCCTTGAGTTTCCAAAAATCTGGCTGATTCTGGAAATTCACAGGGAATAAACCAAGACAGGTGGAATATTGTTTGGAGATCTATATTTGCACAGATAACACAGAAGCTTTTCTCCAATACAGGTGAGGTCAAAGAGAAATACCAACATGGGTGAAAGAGTTATAAACTAGAGTTGATTGGAAGAGAAACGACAGGAGGGTAATGATGAGACAAGAGGACTTGCTGAGTCCTACCTCCTGTCATGGAGCGGAAGACAGCTGCGCTGACCTGGGAGAGGTAGGCAGGATCTGAAGAGAGTGGACGCATCTCATTGAAGGTGTCGGCACTATACACGTGATCTGTACCAAACTCCTTGATTAGTTCCTTCAAAAAGAGGGTCCCAATGACCTGGAACATGGGATCTTCAGGTGATAAGAGGTAGGAACATGAGAAAGTGCAGTCAAAGTGGCTCCAACTCCCTAGCCGTGTGACGTTGACCCGAGGGAAAACTCtacgacatgaaaaaaaaatcagaaaagcaCTGCAGTATCAATTGATAATTTAAATTATTGTGTGCAAAATGTTGCACTGTAAGCTTTTGGTCAAAGAACTCAGAAAACCCAAGTTGCAGAAGATAAGAAGAAATGAGAGTGACAGGTCTGCTCTT containing:
- the NAGLU gene encoding alpha-N-acetylglucosaminidase → MALRRWLLLSAVAALAAGSLPPLQPKMEDKQQAEAVRELLERLLGPRAASAFVVSVNRSLAGPSGLDTYKLSSKEPGVVEVAGSSGVAAASGIYRYLKDFCGCHVSWSGLQLRLPDRLPPVPTEIFVTSPNRFRFYQNVCTQSYSYVWWNWDRWEREIDWMALHGINMALAFTGQEAIWQRVYLSLGLNQSEIDEYFTGPAFLAWNRMGNLHTWAGPLPLSWHLKQLYLQYRILERMRTLGMLTVLPAFSGHIPRGILRVFPRVNVTRLGSWSHFDCTFSCSYLLSPEDPMFQVIGTLFLKELIKEFGTDHVYSADTFNEMRPLSSDPAYLSQVSAAVFRSMTGADPSALWLMQGWLFQHQPDFWQPAQVRALLQGVPLGRMVVLDLFAESKPVYSWTESFYGQPFIWCMLHNFGGNHGLFGTVESINQGPFKARGFPNSTMVGIGLTPEGIEQNDVMYELMTDLGWCKEPVNLQQWVASYATQRYGATNAQAIEAWQRLLQSVYNCSGVCINHNHSPLVHRPSLRMNMDLWYNQSDVYEAWRLLLSSAKELGSSSTFNYDLADVTRQAMQQLVSDYYQEIKQAFQSHMLSRLLTAGGVLVYDLLPELDNLLASDWRFLLGRWLEDARSTATSDREAELYDLNARNQLTLWGPSGNILDYANKQLGGLVLDYYGVRWSLFVSTLVECLNTGTPFHQNQFNQAVFQVERGFIYNGKRYPTKAVGNTLEIVTKIFLKYYPSAMKRGHLRSM